The genome window GCGGGCAGTTCTTCATCCGGCCCAACTCGCAGGATGCGGTACGGGAGTTCCGGCCCTACTTCGACAACGCGCCGGTCTACGGACACGGTCCGTCGCTGGAGGACTTCACCTCGCAGACTCCCCTGACGGTGGGCAGCCCGCAGGAGCTTATCGACAAGACGCTGACCTTCCGGGAATTCTTCGGTGACTACCAGCGGCAGCTGTTCCTGGTGGATCACGCCGGCCTGCCGCTGAAGACCGTGCTGGAACAGTTGGACCTATTCGGCGCCGAGGTCCTGCCCACGCTGCGCAAGGAGTTCGCCGAGCGCACCCCCGCAACCGTTCCCGCTCCCCCGACATTCGAGAACCGTAAGGCCGCGGTGTCCGCGAATGCCTGATCCTGCAGTAACCCCGCTGCGCCTCACCGCCGACGCCTGGGAATCGCTTTTCCGGACCCAGGTGGCGGTGATGCGCAGGCTGCGGCGCGACCCCTCGTTCCACCGCCTGGCGATGGGTGAGTACGACGTACTGTTCAACCTCAGCCGCTGCCCCACCGGCTGGACCCGCCTGAACGAATTGAACAACCACCTCCTGATCAGCCAGCCCAGCCTCAGCCGTATGGTCGAGCGGCTTGAACACAAGGGCCTCATCCAGCGCCGGCAGGCTCCAGAGGACCAGCGGGGTGTCCTGCTGGCCCTGAC of Arthrobacter sp. JZ12 contains these proteins:
- a CDS encoding MarR family winged helix-turn-helix transcriptional regulator, whose product is MPDPAVTPLRLTADAWESLFRTQVAVMRRLRRDPSFHRLAMGEYDVLFNLSRCPTGWTRLNELNNHLLISQPSLSRMVERLEHKGLIQRRQAPEDQRGVLLALTDAGRELQREIGAAHVRSIHELLGPLLNAEEMEQLLTLTSKIRRGLEDGNP